From a single Candidatus Thorarchaeota archaeon genomic region:
- the mce gene encoding methylmalonyl-CoA epimerase, which translates to MTIEKIDHVGIAVKSLSETLPYYRDVLGLEFLGDEVVPEQKVHVAFLKIGESRIELLEPTSEDSPISGFLEKRGGGIHHIAVLVDDIVSALQEHKAKGSRLIDESPRNGAHGMKIAFVHPKSTSGVLLELCQIDQ; encoded by the coding sequence ATGACGATTGAGAAGATTGACCATGTTGGAATTGCGGTAAAGAGCCTCTCCGAAACCTTGCCTTACTATCGAGATGTTCTCGGACTTGAATTTCTCGGTGATGAAGTTGTACCTGAACAGAAGGTCCATGTGGCATTCCTCAAGATTGGAGAGAGTCGTATCGAGCTCTTGGAACCGACCTCCGAAGACAGTCCCATCTCCGGTTTTCTAGAAAAGCGTGGTGGTGGTATTCATCATATTGCTGTTCTTGTGGATGATATCGTGTCAGCTCTTCAAGAGCACAAGGCAAAGGGCTCACGCCTGATAGACGAGTCGCCTCGTAATGGTGCCCACGGGATGAAGATTGCTTTTGTTCATCCCAAGTCTACTTCTGGTGTCTTGCTAGAGCTCTGTCAGATAGATCAATAG
- a CDS encoding methylmalonyl-CoA mutase family protein, translating to MSDKGDLSDALKKWEDTTVSKTINRFPERKQEFSTLSGIPIKRLYTPLDTQHLNYATSLGFPGLYPFTRGVQPTMYRGRFWTMRQYSGFATALETNQRFRFLLEQGQTGLSVAFDLPTQIGYDSDDPLAKGEVGKVGVAIDSLADMEVLFQSIPLDKVSTSMTINAPAAVLLAMYIAVAEKQGVSMDKLRGTIQNDILKEYVARGTYIFPPQPSMRLITDIFKFCSEKMPLWNTISISGYHIREAGSTAVQEVAFTIANGIAYVQAALDVGLDVDKFASRLSFFFGSHSDFFEEIAKFRAARRLWARIMRERFGAKSDKSCRMRFHTQTAGCTLTAQQPENNVIRVTLQALQAVLGGTQSLHTNSRDEALSLPTEDSVQIALRTQQIIAYESGVADTIDPLAGSYFIEHLTNEIESRAMEYITKIDELGGSPVAIEKGFIQREITASAYEHQRLVDAKDRIVVGVNKFTVDEEQKFDYMRVDPEAERRQVERVQKVRKSRDRSVVDAALAALREGAKGDANLMPLILDAVRAYATLGEICGVLRDVFGEYRAPDVL from the coding sequence ATGTCGGACAAGGGTGACCTGAGTGACGCTCTAAAGAAGTGGGAGGACACAACGGTATCTAAGACTATTAACAGATTTCCTGAACGGAAGCAGGAGTTCTCTACGCTCTCGGGTATCCCCATTAAGCGCCTCTACACCCCCCTTGACACGCAACATCTTAATTATGCGACATCTCTCGGATTTCCTGGTCTGTATCCTTTTACACGTGGCGTACAACCAACCATGTACCGTGGCCGCTTCTGGACGATGCGGCAATACAGCGGTTTTGCAACAGCTCTGGAGACCAATCAGCGATTTAGATTTCTCCTAGAGCAGGGGCAGACAGGGCTCTCGGTCGCATTTGATCTGCCCACACAAATCGGCTATGACTCCGATGACCCGTTGGCCAAGGGCGAAGTGGGAAAGGTCGGTGTCGCTATTGACTCGCTTGCAGACATGGAGGTACTGTTCCAATCGATTCCCCTTGACAAGGTCAGTACCTCGATGACTATCAATGCTCCAGCCGCAGTACTCTTGGCCATGTATATAGCAGTTGCAGAAAAGCAAGGGGTTTCAATGGACAAACTTCGAGGGACTATCCAAAACGATATTCTCAAGGAGTACGTGGCACGTGGTACGTACATCTTTCCGCCGCAGCCCTCAATGAGACTCATTACTGATATCTTCAAATTCTGTTCCGAAAAGATGCCCCTCTGGAACACGATCTCGATCAGCGGCTATCACATCCGGGAGGCTGGATCAACAGCCGTTCAAGAGGTCGCCTTTACAATAGCCAATGGGATCGCCTATGTGCAGGCTGCTCTTGATGTGGGTCTTGATGTTGACAAGTTCGCATCACGCCTCTCATTCTTCTTTGGGTCTCATAGTGACTTCTTCGAGGAGATTGCAAAGTTTAGGGCGGCGCGGCGCCTATGGGCTCGTATCATGAGGGAACGTTTTGGTGCCAAGAGTGACAAATCTTGTCGAATGCGATTTCACACACAGACTGCGGGATGTACACTCACAGCACAGCAACCTGAGAACAATGTTATTCGAGTCACCCTTCAAGCGCTCCAAGCAGTTCTTGGCGGGACCCAGTCGCTACACACGAATTCCCGTGATGAGGCGCTCTCACTCCCGACAGAGGACTCGGTTCAGATCGCTCTCCGGACACAGCAGATAATCGCCTACGAGTCTGGTGTGGCTGACACGATTGATCCTCTGGCTGGTTCTTATTTCATCGAGCACCTGACAAATGAGATTGAGAGCAGGGCTATGGAATACATTACAAAGATTGACGAACTCGGGGGGTCTCCAGTCGCTATTGAAAAGGGGTTCATTCAACGAGAGATCACTGCAAGTGCTTATGAGCATCAGCGATTGGTCGATGCAAAGGATCGCATTGTTGTTGGTGTTAACAAATTCACTGTAGATGAGGAGCAGAAGTTCGATTACATGCGTGTTGATCCTGAAGCCGAGCGCCGTCAGGTGGAGCGCGTTCAGAAGGTCCGCAAGTCACGTGATCGGTCCGTTGTAGATGCTGCACTTGCGGCGTTGCGTGAGGGTGCAAAGGGTGACGCAAATCTAATGCCGTTAATCTTGGATGCCGTTCGGGCTTATGCGACGTTAGGAGAGATCTGCGGCGTTCTTCGTGATGTCTTCGGCGAGTATCGTGCCCCTGATGTACTATAG